The genomic segment TCATCAAAATCTAGACTGGGAATCCTATAGAAGAAATGAAttggtttcttcaacaaatagattgcaaggaaatgaaaagagacAGAGGTAAAGTTTTAGATTAAATGCGAAAATGACATATTAACCAATCTCAATGTGTGGACCTTATTTGGACTTTATTtgaaacaagcaaataaacaaaagacCTCCATGAGACAACTCAGAATTTAAACACATAATGGTTATTGTTAATTTTTGGATGTGATAGTATGGCTATGCTTTTTTAAAGAGTCCTTTTTTATCTGTTAGATATACATACCAAAATATTTATAGGTGAAATATGATTTCAAAGTAATACTTGTGAGGAATGAGTGGAGGTATAATTAAACAAGACTAGTCATGGGTTGATAACTGATGAAACTGGATGATATATATATGGGAATTCATTGTACTGTTTTGTCTATTACTgaatatgtttaaaattttctacaataaaaGTAAATCagtccaaaacaaacaaacaaacttaaaataATTTCCTATCTCAGCTAAAAGACAAAGTCCTATTATGGCCACAAGACCCTATATGATCTAGCTCTCCCACCTATCCTACCGTTTCCTCTCTTGTCTCCTACTGTTCTCCTTCCTCTCACTCCACTCCAGCTATCCCAGCCCCTTGCTGTTCCTGCAACACAAAAGGCTTGCTCTCATCTCAGTGCCTTGGCACTAACTTTTCTCCCTGCCTGCAGTCATCTTTTCCCAGATAACTGTCTCACTCCCTCATCTACCGTAAGTCTTTATCCAAATGTCACCATCTCAGTGAGGccttcccttctcctttctgGCTATATTATCTCTCTGCCTGCCTATCCCATCCCATCCCGTCCCGTCCTGTCCCATccatcctccatccatccatccatccatccatctacctacctatcatctattcattcattcattactggtctcaccccactaGTATATACACTCCATGGGAGTAGGGATCTTTGCTTCCTTTGTTCACTGATATATTCCTGACACTTAAAAcactgcctggaacatagtagatgCTACATAAATACatgttgaataaatatttgttgaatgaacagtCATCTGGGGGTACAGAAAAGAGAATGAACTATGGGAGTATAAGATGGCTGCACAGCACTAAAGGCCCCTTTGcatatggttttatttttaaattaggtcCAAATTCAAAAATTACTGCACAGATGTTGTCAGAATGTAAATTATATATGCACATTGTGTACAGAAGAGAATGTGACATTTTTgcctctcctatttttttttttttaatgtatcagcCATGAATGAAATTTTGAGTAAACTTTACCTTATATAAATATATGCACTGAAGATATTCTTTTGGCTTGATAgttaatttaaaggaaaaattttCCATAGTAGCTACATCAGAACAGCAGAGTATACGTGGAGATTCTGAAGTGTTAAGGCAAACAATATCAACAGAAAATTCTGAGCTTCATTTTTGCtctctttttggtttaatgattTTTACTGTATTGACACCTCATTCAGGTCACCCTTGCCTCTGCCAGAGTTATTGTATGCCTTTAACTGGAAGAAATTTCTATTGTAAAATCCAGTCTCTTACAGGCAGACAATTTCTAATCCTAGAAGGATGATTTTCAGGTGTTTGTTCAATCCAAGATAAAATTTTTGCATAGAATGTGCAGTCATTTATCTTTTATCAAATATGCTTATAAGATTCTGATAAGTTCACCTGGGCTTAGTTCATCTGAATTGAATTACACAAGACTGACCAGTTTCTTGTTGTGGGTCTTTTCTGCAGTCCCCAGCAGAGCAGTAGATGAGCTTTATCTATGTATAATCTGTGGCTAATGAGTAGCGGAGAATGGGGCTTAACTACTGGGTCTAGTTTTATAGAAAGATAATTTGGGGAGTAGTGACAAGCCATTTGTGTTTTTAGTCCATAGCATCTTCAGCTGTTAGACAGAGGGATGGaagaataataaaatacttttaatatcttttttttcagGCTTACTCAACTCCAGATATGGCCGAGGATGGGTTGATCACAGAAGATTAGCTGTAAATAGCTTTCGCTATTTTGGATATGGCCAAAAGTCTTTTGAATCTAAAATCTTAGAAGAAACCAAATTTTTCATTGATGCTATCAAACCATATGAAGGTAGACCTTTTGACCTTAAACAATTAATAACAAGAGCTGTTTCAAACATAACCAACTTGATCCTTTTTGGAGAACGATTCACTTACGAAGACACTGATTTTCAGCACATGATTGAGTTATTTAGTGAAAATGTGGAGCTGGCTGCCAGTGCCTCCGTCTTCCTGTATAATGCCTTTCCATGGATTGGCATTTTACCTTTTGGAAAACATCAACAGCTGTTTAGAAATGCAGCTGTGGTCTATGATTTTCTCTCCAGGCTTATTGAAAAAGCTTCAGCCAACAGAAAGCCTCAGTTACCTCAGCATTTTGTTGATGCTTATTTAGATGAGATAGATCAAGGTAAAAATGACCCATCGTCTACTTTCTCCAAAGAAAACCTGATTTTCTCAGTGGGTGAACTCATCATTGCTGGAACTGAAACTACAACCAATGTTCTACAGTGGGCAGTTCTTTTCATGGCCCTTTATCCTAACATTCAAGGTGAGGATTTTCTTAATGATCCAGGTTCTGTCCTTGTATGGAGAGCTCATACATGTTTTAGAGTCTCTGGCCATGTAAAAAGCATTTTATGTAGGTGCTCCTGCTGTGCTAGCCAAGGAGAAGAGAAATATTTAATAGTTGCGAAGAATTTTCAAATCTCTTATCTCAACTCCTGTAACAAACCTCTGAGATAGGTCTTTCTATGCctattttaaaatgaggaaaaaggcTGAGTGGCTGACTTGCCCGAGGTCAGCCATtagaagtggcagagctgggacgtGAGCATTGGTTTTTGGAAGCTAAATTTTATGCTTCACTATTTTCTTTCCTGAGAGTCATGTTTTTCCAATTCTAggtttgtttactttttaaaattaattttatttatttattttttgagaacAAAGTTACTCAGTGCATTGGCTACTGATTGTATAAAATATAGGCATGTATTAAAAACTCTTAGCTAAGGACAAATCTCAGTCTGGTGTACTACCCATACCCTTTTGGATTAGGGGTTATCCTACGTTTTATCTCAAAGGGAATTTACTTTAGATGTAACTCTTAAGAATTGTATAATAACTTGAATACTTTTTCTCTGACAGGACAAGTTCataaagagattgatttaattaTGGGCCCCAATGGAAAGCCTTCTTGGGATGACAGATGCAAAATGCCTTATACTGAGGCAGTTCTGCATGAAGTCTTAAGATTTTGTAATGTAGTTCCATTAGGGATTTTCCATGCAACGTCTGAGGATGCAGTCGTACGTGGTTATTCCATTCCTAAAGGCACAACAGTAATTACAAATCTTTATTCCGTACACTTTGATGAAAAGTACTGGAAAGACCCAGAAATGTTTTATCCTGAGCGATTTCTGGACAGCAGTGGACATTTTGCCAAGAAGGAAGCTTTGATTCCTTTTTCCCTAGGTAAGAAACTTTCACAGGGGTATAACTTTAGGATAAAGAATAGTAATGCTTCACATATAGCATCTTAATCTGAAGAATACTTCTATAGAATAAATATACCAACTTGGAAAATAGTGTTGATTCTTACAGGAATGTTTTGATTACAGATAAGTAATACCTGTTTctactgaaaataaaataagccTTAATTTAATAACTAAAGATAAACTGTTGAAAAGCTCTGACTTCTTCTGAGACTTTTTTGCTTGTGTACAAAACTTGTGGAGCTAGAAGTCAGTAACAGGTAGCTTGAGAAACAGACCAGAGAGGGTAATGATGACATGGTAATTTGAAGTAAAACTAGAATCTACTTCTCCTGCCTACCAGTTTAATGTACCTTATCTCcatttatgaaaatattctttttccTGGGAAAAAGTACATGTATCACAAGACCTCGCATAGAAGATGGACTGGAAGTTCTTCTTCACTGAAGAAGGGTACATACATTTAGTCAGTTGAAGTGAAATAGGCTCCTCTTGGATCAATAAAACCAAATGTCACATCTCAAATTAGATCTTGATAGCATATCTTAGGATCTGTTACAGCATGCAAGAAAAATTGGAGACAGGACTAGTAAGCTTACAAAAGTCCCTGAGCTGATAGAAGGAGGTAAAGGAATGCGTTCGGGGAACTGAAATGCCAATTTTTATTCTTTG from the Loxodonta africana isolate mLoxAfr1 chromosome 7, mLoxAfr1.hap2, whole genome shotgun sequence genome contains:
- the LOC100673483 gene encoding vitamin D 25-hydroxylase is translated as MWEPSGAEASAAALCGVLSLLLFALGARQLLKQRRPTGFPPGPLGLPFIGSIYSLAASPELPHVYMRKQSQVYGEIFSLDLGGISTVVLNGYDVVKECLVHQSEIFADRPCLPLFMKMTKMGGLLNSRYGRGWVDHRRLAVNSFRYFGYGQKSFESKILEETKFFIDAIKPYEGRPFDLKQLITRAVSNITNLILFGERFTYEDTDFQHMIELFSENVELAASASVFLYNAFPWIGILPFGKHQQLFRNAAVVYDFLSRLIEKASANRKPQLPQHFVDAYLDEIDQGKNDPSSTFSKENLIFSVGELIIAGTETTTNVLQWAVLFMALYPNIQGQVHKEIDLIMGPNGKPSWDDRCKMPYTEAVLHEVLRFCNVVPLGIFHATSEDAVVRGYSIPKGTTVITNLYSVHFDEKYWKDPEMFYPERFLDSSGHFAKKEALIPFSLGRRHCLGEQLARMETFLFFTALLQRFQLHFPHELLPNLKPRLGMTLQPQPYLICAERR